Genomic window ([Eubacterium] hominis):
ATAAATTATTTTTTGTGTCCGATATGGAAGAAGAAGCTAAATATCTGCATGAAATGTCATTAAAAGGGATGCATTTCGTAAAGAAAGCTGGAATTCAATATGTTTTCCAGACTGGTGAAAGTAAAAATTACTTCTATCATTTAGGATATTATGAAAAAGATAAACGAGAAGGTTCTCGTTATGAAACCAATTATAAAGATGCTGGCTGGGAAAAAATCTATAGTGAAAAAGGTGAATTTGATGGTATGTGGAATTATTTCCGTACAGAAGTCAAAGAAGATGAAATAGAACCACATATTTTTAGTGACCGTGTATCACGTGTAGCATTATATAGTCGTTTGCTGAGTTCCTGGCGTTCTCTGCTTGCGATGATGATTGCATGTCTTGTATGTATGGGTGTGTTCTTATTCTTCTTAAACTCAAAAACAGGACGTGTAGATTCTATATTTTTGATTATTAGTATCACAATCAGCATTATCATTTTGTTGATTTTCGCAATCTATAGCAGAGTTTATTTAAAAATCAATCGAA
Coding sequences:
- a CDS encoding DUF2812 domain-containing protein; the protein is MEEEAKYLHEMSLKGMHFVKKAGIQYVFQTGESKNYFYHLGYYEKDKREGSRYETNYKDAGWEKIYSEKGEFDGMWNYFRTEVKEDEIEPHIFSDRVSRVALYSRLLSSWRSLLAMMIACLVCMGVFLFFLNSKTGRVDSIFLIISITISIIILLIFAIYSRVYLKINRKLVELKQ